One window of Acidobacteriota bacterium genomic DNA carries:
- a CDS encoding polyamine aminopropyltransferase codes for MTYALLLSVFAIASCGLVYELVSGALASYLLGDSVTQFSTIIGMYLFAMGVGSYLSRFIGRGLIMRFIQIEIAVGLVGGFSAASMFLAFSYLGSLRLVLFGFVIAVGILVGLEIPLLLRILKSRIQFRDLVSQVLTFDYLGALVASLLFPLLLGPRLGLVRTCLLFGLLNAAVALATAWMFRRDLPGVRALTSQSIAAVVVLAAGFGFADQITSYAEQNLYADEIILARTTPYQRIIVTRWQDDIRLFLGGHLQFSSKDEYRYHEALVHPGLQAVARPTQVLVLGGGDGLALREIIKRPDVGAITLVDLDAEVTRLFTSNTALRALNQNAFADARVKVVNADAFIWLQSDPGFYNFVVVDFPDPTNHSIGKLYTTAFYRLLERHLSSQGIISVQATSPLFARKSYWCIARTIESVGLSVLPYHVYVPSFGEWGFVMASRRPYHLPAAMPPGLRFLTPDVLRQLFLFPPDMQPVAVELNRLDNQILVQYYDAEWHQVTQ; via the coding sequence GTGACCTACGCCCTGCTGCTGTCGGTGTTCGCCATTGCGTCCTGCGGGCTCGTCTACGAGCTTGTGTCGGGGGCGCTTGCCAGTTACCTGCTGGGTGACTCGGTCACGCAGTTTTCCACGATCATCGGCATGTACCTGTTCGCGATGGGCGTCGGCTCGTACCTCTCGCGGTTCATCGGCCGCGGGCTCATCATGCGGTTCATCCAGATTGAGATTGCCGTGGGGCTGGTCGGCGGGTTCTCCGCGGCGTCGATGTTCCTGGCGTTCTCCTATCTCGGATCGCTCCGCCTCGTGCTGTTCGGGTTCGTTATCGCCGTCGGCATCCTGGTCGGACTCGAGATTCCGCTGCTGCTGCGGATTCTGAAGTCACGCATCCAGTTCCGGGATCTGGTGTCGCAGGTGCTGACGTTCGACTACCTCGGCGCGCTGGTGGCGTCGCTGTTGTTTCCCCTGCTGCTCGGCCCCAGGCTGGGGCTGGTGCGGACGTGCCTGCTGTTCGGGCTGCTGAATGCGGCGGTGGCGCTCGCCACCGCGTGGATGTTCCGCCGCGACCTGCCCGGCGTGCGGGCGTTGACCAGCCAGTCGATCGCCGCAGTCGTCGTGCTGGCTGCCGGCTTCGGATTCGCCGATCAGATCACGAGCTACGCCGAGCAGAATCTCTACGCCGACGAAATCATCCTGGCCAGGACCACTCCCTATCAGCGCATCATCGTCACACGCTGGCAGGACGACATCCGTCTGTTTCTCGGCGGGCACCTCCAGTTCAGCTCGAAGGACGAGTACCGATACCACGAAGCGCTCGTCCACCCGGGACTTCAGGCCGTGGCGCGCCCGACGCAGGTGCTCGTGCTGGGCGGGGGTGACGGGCTCGCGCTCCGGGAGATCATCAAACGGCCCGATGTCGGCGCGATCACGCTGGTCGATCTGGACGCCGAGGTCACCAGGTTGTTCACGTCCAACACGGCACTCCGGGCCTTGAACCAGAATGCCTTTGCCGACGCCCGCGTCAAGGTCGTCAACGCGGATGCCTTCATCTGGCTGCAATCGGATCCCGGGTTCTATAATTTCGTCGTGGTGGACTTCCCCGATCCCACCAACCACTCCATCGGCAAGCTCTACACGACCGCGTTCTATCGCCTGCTCGAGCGCCACCTGTCCAGCCAGGGCATCATCAGCGTGCAGGCGACGTCTCCGCTGTTCGCCAGGAAGTCCTACTGGTGCATTGCCAGGACCATCGAATCGGTCGGCCTGTCGGTCCTGCCGTATCACGTCTACGTCCCGTCGTTTGGCGAATGGGGCTTCGTGATGGCGTCGCGGCGGCCGTATCACCTGCCAGCGGCGATGCCGCCGGGGCTGCGATTCCTGACGCCAGACGTGCTGCGACAGCTGTTCCTGTTTCCACCGGACATGCAGCCAGTGGCGGTCGAATTGAACCGCCTCGACAATCAGATCCTGGTCCAGTATTACGACGCCGAGTGGCACCAGGTGACGCAGTAG
- a CDS encoding NAD(P)-binding protein, which produces MKRRQFLIGSAGVAASLAVSGCSRSSGRRFSFDGRIVGATEGVGHLLRQGGLPAPKAERRVPVVIVGGGVSGLSAGWKLRKSGFTDFEILELEADAGGNARSGRNAVSAFPWGAHYVPFPTRESRAVRELFQELGIIQGYDAAGKPVYEETFVCGAPEERLYINGKWQDGLVPTLGISRRELDQLDRFQDLIAGYRDRRDVAGRPAFAIPMEMSARDPDLLALDRISMRDFLLGRKLDGSALHWYVDYCCRDDYGSHSSDVSAWAGVHYFASREGESARESETTLLTWPEGIGWIVTRLAQSLDRHVTRGSLVFRITPTGTGVTVDTYNTRERVTTRLVADDVILACPSSFANYMVPTLPAEVRHDLGRFDYAPWLVANLTLRAFPTARAGAPIAWDNVIYKSPTLGYVVATHQSLQSRPRETVLTFYHALAGRPTADARTRLLSRGWEGWADFMLEDLSRPHPEIASLVTNLDMMLWGHAMITPRPGFVWGQARQRVAALEGPLHFAHSDVSGFSLFEEAQYRGVGAAERVLRRHHVAHTSSI; this is translated from the coding sequence ATGAAGCGACGACAATTCCTGATCGGTTCGGCCGGCGTGGCGGCCTCCCTGGCCGTGTCGGGATGCTCGCGATCGTCGGGCCGCCGATTCAGCTTCGACGGGCGCATCGTCGGCGCGACCGAGGGCGTCGGACACCTGCTCAGGCAGGGCGGCCTGCCGGCGCCGAAGGCTGAGCGGCGTGTGCCGGTGGTCATCGTGGGCGGCGGCGTCTCGGGCCTGTCGGCCGGCTGGAAGCTCCGAAAGTCGGGATTCACCGACTTCGAGATTCTGGAACTGGAAGCCGACGCCGGCGGCAACGCGCGATCGGGGCGGAACGCGGTCAGCGCGTTCCCGTGGGGCGCCCACTACGTGCCGTTTCCCACCCGCGAATCGCGCGCCGTGCGCGAGTTGTTCCAGGAACTCGGCATCATCCAGGGCTACGACGCCGCTGGCAAACCCGTATACGAGGAGACGTTCGTCTGCGGCGCCCCCGAGGAGCGCCTGTACATCAACGGCAAGTGGCAGGACGGCCTCGTGCCCACGCTGGGGATCAGCCGCCGCGAACTCGATCAACTGGATCGATTCCAGGATCTGATCGCGGGCTATCGGGACCGGCGCGACGTGGCCGGCCGGCCGGCGTTCGCCATCCCGATGGAGATGAGTGCCCGCGATCCTGATCTGCTGGCACTCGATCGGATCTCGATGCGCGACTTCCTCCTTGGCCGGAAGCTCGACGGATCGGCGCTGCACTGGTACGTGGACTACTGCTGCCGCGACGACTACGGCAGTCACTCGAGTGACGTCTCCGCGTGGGCCGGCGTGCACTACTTCGCGAGCCGCGAGGGCGAGAGCGCGCGCGAGTCGGAGACCACCCTGCTCACCTGGCCGGAAGGCATCGGCTGGATCGTCACCCGCCTTGCACAGTCGCTGGATCGCCATGTGACGCGCGGCTCGCTCGTGTTCCGCATCACGCCCACCGGAACCGGGGTGACGGTCGACACGTACAACACCCGGGAACGCGTCACGACGAGGCTCGTCGCCGACGATGTGATCCTGGCGTGCCCGTCGTCATTTGCGAACTATATGGTCCCGACGCTCCCGGCGGAGGTTCGGCACGACCTGGGCCGGTTCGACTACGCACCCTGGCTGGTCGCCAACCTGACGCTCCGCGCATTTCCGACGGCTCGCGCTGGTGCGCCGATCGCGTGGGACAACGTCATCTACAAGAGCCCGACGCTCGGGTACGTCGTGGCAACGCACCAGAGCCTGCAGAGCCGTCCGCGAGAGACGGTGCTGACCTTCTACCATGCGCTGGCCGGCCGCCCGACCGCTGATGCACGGACGCGGCTGCTTTCGCGCGGATGGGAGGGGTGGGCCGATTTCATGCTCGAGGACCTGTCGCGCCCGCATCCCGAGATCGCGTCGCTCGTGACGAATCTCGACATGATGTTGTGGGGGCACGCGATGATCACGCCGCGGCCCGGGTTCGTATGGGGTCAGGCACGACAGCGGGTGGCCGCGCTGGAGGGGCCGCTTCACTTCGCGCACTCGGACGTCAGCGGGTTCTCGCTGTTCGAGGAAGCGCAGTACCGGGGCGTCGGCGCCGCCGAACGCGTCCTGCGGCGCCACCACGTCGCCCACACGTCGTCGATCTGA
- the uvrA gene encoding excinuclease ABC subunit UvrA gives MTQRWISVRGARVHNLKNIDVDIPRHQLVVITGLSGSGKSSLAFDTLYAEGQRRYVESLSAYARQFLEQMEKPDVDSISGLSPALSIEQQTTGSNPRSTVGTVTEIYDYLRLLFANTGVAHCPVCDREIASQTVDQIGALVMAYPHETRISVLAPVVRGRKGEFKKELAGWRQRGFLKARVDGVLKALEDDIPLDRRRNHSIDIVVDRLIVRPGIERRLLESVEMALGLAGDVVVINSLDQGDRLFSRTLACVVCGISIPELSPRAFSFNSPHGGCPDCQGLGALWDFDPDRIVPDPALSLAQGAIAPWARGDARLVAEAITALARNFDIDPSVPFGRLPRKSRDLLLYGPSAAGRAGPANGGTVSANGARRAAKPMSAAARERDPYGKGFEGIIPNLRRRYENATWVDQAEMEPYRALRPCGGCRGERLRPESRAVRVGGRTISDYVNLPVADALAVMTDLALTDRQELVAGRIRREIVDRLRFLVDVGVGYLTLGRSAATLSGGEGQRIRLATQIGANLRGALYVLDEPSSGLHQRDNLKLLTTLKRLRDLGNTVIVVEHDEETIRAADYVIDLGPGAGEHGGQVIFQGTPGALLAEDRRSLTGQYLRGERAISVPGSRRLPLRGDLVVRGARANNLKRIDVRIPIGMLTAVTGVSGSGKSTLVNDILYRALARTLYRARDEPGAHDAIDGIELIDKVIEIDQSPIGRTPRSNPATYTGLFTFIRELFAWLPESKAHGFKPGRFSFNVKGGRCETCQGDGVMAIEMHFLPNVYVTCEECKGRRYNRETLDIRYRGRSIAEILDLTVDQALPLLEPFPPIAGKLRTLQDVGLGYIKLGQSATTLSGGEAQRVKLSKELSRRGTGRTLYILDEPTTGLHFDDVKKLLDVVTKLVDQGNTVVVIEHNLDVIKTADHLIDLGPEGGEAGGHIVAEGSPEEVAAIERSYTGRVLKAFLAGRAG, from the coding sequence ATGACCCAGCGCTGGATTTCGGTTCGCGGCGCGCGTGTCCACAACCTCAAGAACATCGATGTGGACATCCCGCGGCATCAACTCGTGGTCATCACGGGTCTGTCCGGGTCCGGAAAATCCTCACTGGCGTTCGACACCCTGTATGCGGAGGGGCAGCGCCGCTACGTCGAGTCGCTCTCGGCCTACGCCCGCCAGTTTCTCGAACAGATGGAGAAGCCGGACGTCGATTCGATCAGCGGCCTCTCGCCCGCGCTCTCGATCGAGCAGCAGACCACCGGTTCGAATCCCCGTTCTACGGTGGGCACGGTCACCGAGATCTACGACTACCTCCGCCTGCTCTTCGCCAATACCGGCGTCGCCCATTGCCCGGTGTGCGACAGGGAAATCGCCTCCCAGACGGTCGACCAGATCGGCGCCCTGGTGATGGCCTATCCCCACGAGACGCGGATCAGCGTGCTGGCTCCGGTTGTGCGCGGGCGCAAGGGCGAGTTCAAGAAGGAACTGGCCGGATGGCGCCAGCGGGGCTTTCTCAAGGCACGCGTCGATGGCGTGCTCAAGGCGCTCGAGGACGACATTCCGCTCGATCGGCGCCGTAACCACTCCATCGACATCGTCGTCGATCGACTGATCGTGCGGCCGGGCATCGAGCGGCGCCTCCTCGAATCGGTGGAGATGGCGCTCGGCCTGGCCGGTGATGTCGTCGTCATCAACTCGCTCGACCAGGGCGATCGGCTCTTCTCCCGCACGCTCGCCTGCGTCGTCTGCGGGATCAGCATTCCGGAGCTCTCGCCCCGCGCGTTCTCCTTCAACTCGCCGCACGGCGGATGCCCCGACTGTCAGGGGCTCGGCGCGCTGTGGGATTTTGATCCCGACCGGATTGTGCCGGATCCAGCGCTGTCGCTCGCTCAAGGCGCCATTGCCCCCTGGGCGCGCGGCGACGCTCGCCTGGTCGCCGAGGCCATTACCGCGCTGGCCCGGAACTTCGACATCGACCCCTCGGTGCCGTTCGGCCGCCTGCCGCGCAAGTCGCGCGATCTGCTGCTGTACGGCCCGTCGGCAGCCGGACGGGCGGGCCCCGCCAACGGCGGCACCGTGTCAGCCAACGGCGCCAGAAGGGCTGCGAAGCCCATGTCGGCTGCGGCCCGCGAGCGCGATCCCTATGGCAAGGGTTTCGAAGGCATCATCCCGAACCTCCGCAGGCGCTACGAGAACGCCACCTGGGTCGATCAGGCCGAGATGGAGCCGTACCGCGCCCTGCGTCCCTGCGGGGGCTGCCGCGGCGAACGCCTTCGGCCGGAGAGCCGGGCCGTTCGGGTCGGGGGCCGCACCATTTCGGACTACGTCAATCTGCCGGTCGCCGACGCGCTCGCGGTGATGACCGACCTCGCGCTGACCGATCGGCAGGAACTGGTGGCCGGACGCATCCGCCGCGAAATCGTCGATCGCCTCAGATTCCTGGTGGATGTCGGCGTCGGGTACCTGACGCTGGGCCGCAGCGCGGCGACCTTGTCGGGAGGGGAGGGGCAGCGCATCAGGCTCGCGACGCAGATCGGCGCCAACCTCCGGGGCGCCCTGTACGTGCTCGATGAACCCTCCAGCGGCCTGCATCAGCGAGACAACCTCAAGCTGCTGACCACGCTCAAGCGGCTGCGCGATCTCGGCAACACCGTGATCGTCGTCGAGCACGACGAAGAGACCATCCGCGCCGCTGATTACGTGATCGACCTGGGACCGGGAGCTGGCGAACATGGCGGGCAGGTGATCTTTCAGGGCACTCCCGGCGCGCTGCTCGCCGAAGACCGCCGCTCGCTGACCGGCCAGTACCTCCGCGGCGAACGCGCCATCTCGGTGCCTGGCTCCCGCCGCCTGCCCCTGCGCGGCGACCTCGTGGTCCGCGGGGCCCGCGCCAACAACCTGAAGCGCATCGACGTGCGCATTCCGATCGGCATGTTGACCGCGGTCACGGGTGTCTCCGGGTCGGGCAAGTCCACGCTCGTCAACGACATCCTCTATCGAGCGCTGGCCCGCACGCTCTACCGCGCCAGAGACGAACCGGGGGCCCACGACGCCATCGACGGGATCGAGTTGATCGACAAGGTCATCGAGATCGACCAGTCGCCGATCGGCCGCACGCCGCGCTCCAACCCGGCCACCTATACCGGGTTGTTCACGTTCATCCGAGAGCTGTTCGCCTGGTTGCCGGAATCCAAGGCACACGGCTTCAAACCCGGCCGCTTCTCCTTCAACGTCAAGGGCGGCCGCTGCGAGACGTGCCAGGGTGACGGCGTCATGGCCATTGAGATGCACTTCCTGCCGAACGTCTACGTGACGTGCGAAGAGTGCAAGGGGCGCCGCTACAACCGTGAGACGCTCGACATCAGGTACCGGGGACGATCGATTGCCGAGATCCTCGATCTGACGGTGGACCAGGCGCTGCCCCTGCTCGAGCCGTTTCCTCCGATTGCCGGCAAGCTTCGCACGCTGCAGGACGTCGGCCTCGGGTACATCAAGCTCGGCCAGTCGGCGACCACGCTCAGCGGCGGCGAAGCCCAGCGCGTGAAGCTGTCGAAGGAGCTCTCGCGGCGCGGCACGGGCCGCACGCTCTACATCCTCGACGAACCGACCACAGGCCTGCACTTCGACGACGTGAAGAAGCTGCTGGATGTGGTGACCAAACTGGTGGACCAGGGCAACACGGTGGTCGTGATCGAGCACAACCTCGACGTGATCAAGACGGCCGACCATCTGATCGATCTGGGACCCGAGGGGGGCGAGGCCGGAGGGCACATTGTTGCCGAAGGGTCGCCCGAAGAGGTCGCCGCCATCGAGCGGTCCTACACCGGCCGCGTGCTGAAGGCCTTCCTGGCCGGCAGGGCGGGATAG
- a CDS encoding xanthine dehydrogenase family protein molybdopterin-binding subunit yields the protein MSRHVGRNVARKDGAAKTGGTARYVDDLTWPGLLHGRTIRSSIPCGEITGIRFDFDRSGFTVVDAGDIPGRNVVSLITDDQPCLANRVIHHAAEPILLVAHEDPERLLGARVEINYRAATPVFDADRSQRVFKHVRIEKGSLDEGFARADVVVEGEYRTGHQEHLYLEPNGMIAVPGDGGVTLYGSLQCPYYVHKALCTLLALPADKVRVVQAETGGGFGGKEDYPSIIAGHAALLALASGRPVKMVYDRVEDMMATTKRHPSIVRHRTGVMRDGRLVAMDISVVMDGGAYCTLSPVVLSRGCIHATGPYRCEHVRVDGRVVMTNTPPNGAFRGFGAPQTLFAAEVHMERIAEALGMDPVRLREKNAFIPGDVTATGQTLGPDTAALDVLRATVARADFHKKRRAFRGTNRGIGLSLFFHGAGFTGSGEVYLASKASLELTTSGVRVLVASTEIGQGQRTVHAQIVADALGIPIDHVEVEAADTLFVPNSGPTVASRTTMVVGGLLQRCAGEMRERLGSLSPAEYRRKHGPLVITRQYEPPPGLVWDDETYRGSAYGTFGWGCDIVEVELDPVTFEVRPTRVATAQEVGKAIYPLGVRGQIEGGTVQGLGYALLEDVVMRDGAMANAQLTNYIIPTTLDTPPMDVLVLERGYAHGPYGAKGIGEMPFDGVAPAVVNAIRSLGIDIRAVPATPERISEAVTERRRTRPDGGRRGAIHRARKRDGASR from the coding sequence ATGAGCCGGCACGTCGGCCGCAATGTCGCGCGAAAGGACGGCGCGGCCAAGACTGGAGGCACGGCCCGCTACGTTGACGACCTCACGTGGCCCGGGCTCCTCCATGGCCGCACCATTCGATCCTCCATCCCGTGCGGCGAGATCACAGGCATCAGATTCGATTTCGACCGATCAGGGTTCACCGTCGTTGACGCGGGCGATATCCCCGGGCGCAACGTGGTGTCGCTGATCACCGACGATCAACCATGCCTGGCGAACCGGGTGATCCACCATGCCGCGGAACCGATTCTGCTGGTCGCGCACGAAGATCCCGAACGCCTTCTCGGCGCACGCGTCGAGATCAACTACCGCGCTGCGACACCGGTCTTCGACGCCGACAGATCCCAACGGGTCTTCAAGCACGTGCGAATCGAGAAGGGGTCGCTCGACGAAGGGTTCGCACGTGCCGATGTGGTCGTTGAGGGCGAGTACCGGACGGGTCACCAGGAGCACCTGTATCTCGAGCCCAACGGCATGATCGCCGTGCCTGGTGACGGAGGGGTGACCCTGTACGGATCGCTGCAGTGCCCGTACTACGTGCACAAGGCGCTCTGCACGCTGCTCGCGCTGCCGGCCGACAAGGTGCGCGTGGTGCAAGCCGAAACCGGCGGCGGTTTCGGCGGCAAGGAAGACTATCCGTCGATCATCGCGGGCCATGCCGCCCTCCTCGCGCTCGCGTCGGGCCGGCCGGTCAAAATGGTCTACGACCGCGTCGAGGACATGATGGCCACCACCAAGCGCCACCCGTCGATCGTTCGACACCGGACCGGCGTGATGCGCGACGGACGGCTCGTGGCGATGGACATCTCGGTGGTGATGGACGGCGGAGCGTACTGCACGTTGAGCCCGGTGGTGCTCTCGCGCGGATGCATCCACGCCACCGGCCCATACCGATGCGAACACGTGCGCGTCGACGGGCGTGTGGTGATGACCAACACGCCGCCCAACGGCGCCTTCCGCGGATTCGGCGCGCCCCAGACGCTGTTCGCCGCGGAGGTCCACATGGAGCGCATCGCGGAGGCGCTTGGAATGGACCCGGTCCGGCTCCGCGAGAAGAATGCGTTCATACCGGGCGATGTGACAGCCACGGGGCAGACGCTCGGCCCGGATACGGCCGCGCTCGACGTGCTGCGCGCAACGGTCGCGCGTGCTGACTTCCACAAGAAGCGCCGGGCGTTTCGCGGCACCAACCGTGGCATCGGTCTGTCGCTGTTCTTTCATGGCGCGGGCTTCACGGGCAGCGGCGAGGTGTACCTCGCATCGAAGGCCTCTCTGGAGCTCACGACCAGCGGCGTGCGCGTTCTGGTGGCCAGCACCGAGATCGGCCAGGGCCAGCGCACCGTGCACGCCCAGATCGTGGCCGACGCGCTCGGCATCCCGATCGACCACGTCGAAGTCGAAGCCGCCGACACGCTGTTCGTGCCGAACAGCGGACCAACCGTCGCCTCCCGCACAACCATGGTGGTCGGCGGATTGCTGCAGCGATGTGCCGGGGAGATGCGAGAGCGCCTGGGGTCGCTCTCGCCAGCCGAGTACCGGCGCAAGCACGGCCCGCTCGTCATCACCAGGCAGTATGAGCCGCCTCCGGGGCTCGTCTGGGATGACGAGACCTATCGCGGCTCCGCATACGGGACGTTCGGCTGGGGCTGCGATATCGTCGAGGTCGAACTCGATCCAGTGACCTTCGAAGTGCGGCCAACGCGAGTGGCCACGGCGCAGGAGGTCGGCAAGGCTATCTACCCCCTGGGCGTCAGGGGTCAGATCGAAGGCGGCACGGTGCAGGGCCTGGGCTATGCGTTGCTCGAGGACGTCGTCATGCGCGACGGCGCGATGGCCAATGCGCAGCTGACCAACTACATTATCCCGACGACGCTCGATACGCCGCCGATGGATGTCCTCGTCCTGGAGCGGGGGTATGCTCATGGGCCGTACGGCGCGAAAGGCATCGGTGAAATGCCGTTTGACGGCGTCGCGCCGGCCGTCGTCAACGCGATTCGCAGCCTCGGCATCGACATCCGCGCGGTGCCGGCCACTCCTGAACGGATTTCTGAGGCAGTGACGGAACGACGCCGGACACGGCCCGACGGTGGTCGTAGGGGCGCGATTCATCGCGCCCGAAAACGAGACGGAGCGTCACGCTGA
- a CDS encoding (2Fe-2S)-binding protein produces the protein MNGKRTSVRAHPMKRLLDVLREDCHLTGTKEGCGEGECGACTVIVNGRAVNACLVPIAQVRDAKVTTIEGLKGRHPLQRAFAEQGGTQCGICTPGMVMAAIALGPSPTLKEVRVGLAGNLCRCTGYIGIYRAIRSAGGRLPERPLEPRAERREQDNARRKMQGVGSRKQK, from the coding sequence TTGAACGGCAAGCGGACATCGGTCCGCGCGCACCCGATGAAGCGCCTGCTGGACGTGCTGCGGGAGGATTGTCACCTGACCGGCACGAAGGAAGGGTGTGGCGAGGGCGAGTGCGGGGCCTGCACGGTCATCGTCAACGGCCGCGCGGTCAACGCGTGCCTCGTGCCGATCGCGCAGGTTCGCGACGCGAAGGTGACAACGATTGAGGGGCTCAAGGGCCGCCATCCCCTGCAGCGCGCGTTCGCGGAACAGGGCGGCACGCAATGCGGCATCTGCACGCCAGGAATGGTGATGGCGGCGATCGCGCTGGGGCCTAGTCCGACGCTCAAGGAAGTCCGAGTCGGGCTGGCTGGCAATCTCTGCCGATGTACTGGTTACATCGGGATATATAGAGCGATCAGATCTGCGGGAGGACGGCTTCCGGAGCGGCCCCTCGAACCAAGAGCAGAGAGGCGGGAACAGGATAACGCAAGACGTAAGATGCAGGGAGTTGGGAGCAGGAAGCAGAAATGA
- a CDS encoding FAD binding domain-containing protein, which yields MRTAITPLHFRHPRSLRDALRLLRAEGPLVPLAGCTDVYVGLNFGSLADTRFLNIWHLDELRGIERRKGVLRIGALTTYTEIIASPVVGRHLPMIVSAAREIGAVQIQNRGTIGGNISNGSPAGDTLPVLAASDALVELQSLDRVRTVPFAAFYTGYRKNVMQPDELITAVEIPAVDGVQYFRKVGTRAAQSISKVVMAGVRAAQPRISFGSVAPTVIRVPRTEAALASGASMRDAQRILQTEIAPIDDLRSTAAYRRLVAANLLADFWVTTA from the coding sequence ATGCGGACCGCGATCACCCCACTCCACTTTCGTCACCCGCGGTCGTTGCGCGACGCGCTGCGGCTGCTGCGCGCTGAAGGGCCGCTGGTCCCACTGGCCGGGTGCACGGATGTCTATGTCGGCCTGAATTTCGGATCGCTGGCCGACACGCGCTTCCTGAACATCTGGCACCTGGATGAGTTGCGCGGCATCGAGCGGCGCAAGGGTGTGCTGCGCATCGGGGCACTGACGACGTACACCGAGATCATCGCGTCGCCCGTCGTCGGTCGGCATCTCCCGATGATCGTCTCGGCCGCACGCGAAATCGGAGCGGTTCAGATTCAGAACCGCGGCACCATCGGCGGCAATATCAGCAACGGTTCGCCCGCGGGAGATACGCTGCCTGTGCTGGCCGCCTCGGATGCGCTGGTGGAACTGCAGAGCCTCGACCGGGTCCGCACGGTGCCGTTCGCCGCGTTCTACACCGGCTACCGCAAGAACGTGATGCAGCCAGACGAACTCATCACGGCCGTCGAAATCCCGGCGGTCGACGGCGTGCAGTACTTTCGGAAAGTGGGAACGCGGGCGGCGCAATCGATCTCGAAGGTCGTGATGGCCGGCGTCCGCGCGGCCCAGCCACGCATCAGTTTCGGCAGCGTCGCACCTACCGTCATCCGCGTCCCGCGGACCGAAGCGGCGCTCGCGTCCGGCGCCTCGATGCGCGACGCCCAGCGCATCCTGCAGACCGAGATCGCGCCGATTGACGATCTCCGCTCGACGGCGGCCTACCGTCGTCTGGTTGCCGCGAACCTGCTGGCCGACTTCTGGGTTACGACGGCCTGA
- a CDS encoding PEGA domain-containing protein has translation MPVFDHEQESGRGGMGRVLALGAGAVALLVAAYFGVTMMMPVKPAPNGAALSLRSGPAPRSIPKAVETDPAIGESKAAPRPAPNRAKPVVAAPAPSARIGPVLVVESDVPGASVFVDRKYLGTTPLRSTEVTAGVHQLNASASGEDGLVQGIEIDGAGETTIALKFREVRLNVQLAAIHKHGIGSCAGTLIATPAGISYQTENKKDAFAFPLRDLEVFEIDYLKKELKVKQRGGKTWNFTDKSENADTLFVFHRDVAKAREKLAAQGR, from the coding sequence ATGCCGGTGTTTGACCACGAGCAGGAATCCGGACGGGGTGGCATGGGCCGCGTGCTGGCGCTCGGGGCGGGAGCCGTCGCACTGCTGGTGGCGGCGTACTTCGGCGTGACAATGATGATGCCGGTGAAGCCCGCGCCGAACGGGGCCGCGCTGTCATTACGGAGTGGACCGGCCCCCCGGTCGATCCCGAAGGCGGTCGAAACAGACCCGGCGATCGGAGAGTCGAAGGCCGCGCCCAGGCCGGCACCGAACAGGGCGAAGCCCGTGGTTGCGGCGCCCGCGCCGTCGGCGCGGATTGGTCCGGTGCTGGTCGTCGAGAGCGATGTGCCGGGCGCGTCGGTCTTCGTCGATCGCAAGTACCTCGGAACCACGCCGCTCCGCTCGACTGAGGTGACGGCCGGTGTCCACCAGCTCAATGCGTCGGCATCAGGCGAGGACGGCCTGGTGCAGGGCATCGAAATAGATGGGGCCGGCGAGACCACGATCGCGTTGAAGTTCCGCGAGGTGCGCCTCAACGTCCAGTTGGCCGCCATCCACAAACACGGCATCGGGTCGTGCGCGGGGACATTGATCGCCACGCCGGCCGGCATCAGCTACCAGACCGAGAACAAGAAGGACGCCTTCGCATTTCCGTTGCGCGATCTCGAGGTGTTCGAAATCGATTACCTGAAGAAGGAACTCAAGGTGAAGCAGCGCGGCGGCAAGACCTGGAACTTCACGGACAAGTCGGAGAACGCCGACACGCTGTTCGTGTTTCACCGCGACGTCGCGAAGGCCCGCGAGAAACTGGCCGCGCAGGGGAGGTAG